The Acidimicrobiales bacterium genomic sequence GTACCCGAGCCGCTGACGAACAAACGTTCGATCCATTGGACTTGTCGCGGCCTCCCCCGACCGTCAGCCGTCAGTGGTCGGCGGTCAGCCGGGAGGGGTGGGCTCGAACGGGGGCACGGGGACCGAGAGGGCTGCGGCCTCGGCCCCGCCGTCCACCTCGACCACCTTCCCCGTGACCCACGACCCGGCCGGTGAGGCCAGCCACAGGGCGGCGGCGGCCACGTCCTCGGGCTGGCCCACCCGGCCCATGGGCGTGCCCACCTCCAGGGCCCGGCGCATCTCGTCGTCGGCCATGACCACGTCGAGGGCCCGGGTGGCCACCGCCCCCACCGACAGGGCGTTGACCCGCACCCGGGGCGCCCACTCGGCAGCCATGGCCACCGTCAGCTTGTTGAGGGCGGCCTTGGCCGTGCCGTAGGCCGCGAAGCCGGGCACCACCTGCTGGCTCGACCGGGACGAGATGTTGACCACAGCCCCTCCGCCCGTGGTGTCGACCATGGCCCGGGCCGCCCGCTGGGCGAGCAGGAACGGGCTGACGGCGTTGAACTGCAGGGCGCGCTCCAGGAAGCGGCGACTGGTGTCGGCCGCGGCCCGGGGCGGCGTGCCGCCGGCGTTGTTGACCAGCACGTCGAGGCGGCCCAGCTCCGCGACGGTCCGGTCCACCAGGGCGTCCAGGGCCTCGTCGTCCATGACGTCGGCGGGCAGGGCCAGGGCCCGGCGGCCGAGGGCCCGAGCCTCCTCCGCCACGACCTCGACGTCGGCCGCGGTGCGGGCCGCCACCACGACGTCGGCCCCGGCCTCGGCGAAGGCCAGGGCGATGGCCCGGCCGATGCCCTGGCCGCCCCCGGTGACGAGGGCCACCTGCCCGTCGAGGCGGAAGCGGTCGAGGATCACGGCGCCTCCCGAGGCAGAGATCTGATGGGTCGTCAGGTTACGACCCGGCGAGAGCCCCTGCCGTCCTGCGGGGGCGATGGCGGTCCGGGCTCACTGTCCCGTCCCTGGCCGGCCGATGACGTAGCACGCGATGCCGGCGGCCACGCCGACGTTGAGCGAGTCCACGCCGGGGGCCAGGGGGATGCCGGCCCGCACGTCACAGGCCGCCTCGGTGGCCGGGGTGAGGCCCGGCCCCTCAGATCCCAGCACCAGGGCCACCCGTTCGTCGGGGCCGAGCGCGTCGGCCCACCGGTGGAGGTCCACGGCGTCGGAGGCCGGGGTCAGGGCCACCACGGTGAAGCCGGCGTCCCGCACGGGGGCCAGCCCCCCGGGCAGGTCGGCCAGGCGAGTGTGCGGCAGGGCGAAGCCCTCGCCCATGGAGGCCCGGTTGGCTCGCCGGTACAGCGGGTCGCACGATGCCGGGTCGAGGAGCAGGGCGTCGATGCCCAGGGCCGCCGCGCTGCGCAGGATGACGCCCATGTTGGTGGGGTTCACCACGGCCTCGGTGACGATCACCCGGCGGGCCGGGGCCAGCACCGCGGCGACGTCCGGAAGGGGCCGGCGGGCGAAGGCCACCAGGGCCCCCCGATGGGTCTGGTAGCCGGTGATGCGGGACACCACGGCCGGCCCGACCCGGTAGACGGGCACGTCGGGGCCCAGCCTCGGGGGCAACGGGTCGCGGCGGGCCCGGTCGACCAGCACAGTGGTGGCTCGGTAGCCGGCGGCCAGGGCCCGACCGGCCACCAGCTCCCCCTCGGCCACGAACACGCCCTCCATGTCGCCGCCCGGGGCCTCCCGCCGGCGCCGCAGGTCGTGGTCGCGCAGGCCCATGAACACGGCCAGCCGCTCGTCGTCGGGGTCGTCCACGTCGACGCCCCCCGGTCCGGCCGGCGCCGTCCGGTCGGGCCTCGTCGGCTCCGGTCCCACCGCCGGCCCCCGGGCTCAGGCCGAGTGCTCGGCCACGATGATGCCGACCTCGACGGCGTCGGCCGCGGTGGCCGGCTCGTCCAGGGCCGGGTCGTCGTCGGTGGCCGGCTCGGCGGCCATGAGCCGGTGGCTGAGGCGCGACGCCACCACGGCCACGACCGCCGCCACCAGGTTGCCGATGAACCACGCCGCGCTGGCCCCGTCGATGCCGTCGTCGCGCACCAGCACCAGGGCCGGGATGACGATGGCCAGGGTCAGGGTCAGGGTCATGGCCACCGTGGCCACGTGGCGGTGGAGGATGCGGACCTCCGACAGCAGCATCGAGGTGACGGCCCACGGGACCCCGGCCGCCACCATGATCGGGACGACCCGGGCGGCATCGGCGTAGTCGTCCCCGTAGACCAGGGTGACCACGTCGCGCCCGACGAACATCACCGCCGCGCCGGCCACCATCAGCCCCAGGGCCAGGCCCAGGCCCAGCCGGACCTGCGAGCGCAGGTGGGCGCCGTCCCGGCCGCCCTCGGCCAGGAGGGCCTGGCCCAGGGCGGTGGGCACGTAGAAGGCCACGGCCACGATGCCCCAGGCCACGTTGAAGCTGGCGTAGCTCTCGCCCGACACCGAGGCCAGCACGATGACCGGCAGGGCGAAGTAGGGGGCCTGGTAGGCCAGGGTCGACAGGTAGTTGACGGCCGAGTAGCGCACCGCGGCCCGGGCCGCGGCCGGCCGGGGCCGGAAGCGCAGGCGCCCGCCGGCGAACCGGGGGGCCAGGGTGGCCCCGGCGAAGCCGGAGAGGGCCACCGGCACCGAGGAGAACACGAACAGCCACAGGGCCCGGTGCTCGTGGCCCCGGAACAGGAACAGCAGCGGGAACCGGGCCAGGCCCACCAGGGCGATGCGGGCCATCACCAGGTTCCAGCGCCGGGCCGTCATGCACCGCACATCCGCGATCATGGACAGGGCGGCCCCGGCCACGGTGAGGAGGAACAGCACCGGCCCCCCCACCGGGTGCCAGTCGGTGAGCACGTCGATGGGCGACTCGTCGCTGGCGGCGTGGACCACGACGGCGAAGCCCAGCCCCATCACGCTGGCGGCCACCGCGGTGGCCACCGCGGCCCAGGTGAAGGTGGTGTCGGAGTCGTCGTCGCGGCCGGCGGCGTAGCGGGCCAGCGCCACCGGCAGGCCCAGGCCGGCCAGGTAGGTCACGAACAGGACCGACTGCGAGAGCTTGGCCGCCGCCCCCACGTCGGCCTCGACGTCGAGCCGGGCGGCGACGAGCCAGAACACGGCGCCCGAGAGGGCCTGGATGCCCGCCCCCACCACGAGCAGAGCCGACCCGGTGAGCAGGTGGCGGTGCCCGGCGCCGCGCAGGCGGGCGAGGGCGGCGGGAGGCTTCACGAAGGCGCCACGCTACCGGTCACCCGGTGGCGCGGGGGCAATGGCGGCCGGGGCCCACCGCTCTTGACCCCGCGGTCAAGTGCGGCGGTAGCCTGCGCCGGTGACCGAGACGGCCCCCGCTCCCCCCGCCACCGGACGGGCCCGCCTGGCCTCGGAGGCGCCGGTCCCCGCCGACCACTCCCACCCCGGGGCCCGCCGGCCCGACCGCCACCGCTGGGTCGACAGCCACGGGCTACGCCTCAGCGTCTGGGAGTGGGGCCCCACCGACGCCCCGCCCGTGCTCCTGGCCCACGGCGGCTTCGACTTCGCCGGCACGTTCGACACCCTCGCCCCCCTCCTGGTCGACGGGGGCTGGCGGGTCGTCTCCTGGGACCAGCGGGGCCACGGCGACTCCGACCACGCCACCCTCTACTCGTGGGAGGCCGACGTCCGCGACGCCGCCGCGGTGCTGGCCACCCTGGGCCCCGACCCGGTGCCCGTCGTCGGCCACAGCAAGGGCGGTGCCCTGGTCCTCCAGCTGGCCGAGGCCTGCCCGCACCGGGTGGCCCGCCTGGTGAACCTGGACGGCCTGCCCTCGGCCCGGAGCTGGCCCGACGTGCCCGAGCACCACCGGACCCGGCTGCGGGCCGAGGAGCTGGGAGGCTGGCTCGACCGCCGGGCCGGCACCGCGGGCAAGGCTCGGCGGCCCGGCACCCTGGAGGAGCTGGCCGAGCGCCGGGGCCGCATGAACCCCCGCCTCGGCCCCGACTGGCTGCGCTACCTGGTGCCCGTCGGGGCTCGGTGCGACGTCGACGGCTGGCGCTGGAAGATCGATCCCACCATGCGCATGGGCGGGTTCGGCCCGTGGCGCCCCGAGTGGTCGATGTGGCGCCTGCCCAGCCTGGGCATGCCGGTGCTGTGCGTGCTGGGCCTCGACCTGGAGGTGATGGGCTGGGGCACGCTGCCCGAGGACGTGGTGCCCCACCTGCCGCCCGGCGGGCGCTTCGTGGGCCTCGACGGGGTGGGCCACTTCGTCCACATCGAGCAGCCCCGCCGGGTGGCCGACCTCGTGCTGGAGCACCTGTCGTGACCGGCACCGTGACCCTCACCCACAACCGGGTGGCCCTGGCCCTCCACCCCCTGCGGCCGGCTACTGGCCCCGACGGCCGGCCCCTGCTGCTGCTCCACGGCCTGGGCGAGCGGACCCCCGACGGGCCGCCAGCGTGGCTGGAGGCGTGGCCCGGCCCGCTGTGGGGCCTGGACCTCACCGGCCACGGCGCCTCCAGCCCCACCGTGGGCGGCGGCTACACGGCCGAGATCCTCATGGCCGACGTGGACCAGGCGCTGACCCACCTCGGGCCCACCACGCTGGTGGGCCGGGGCCTGGGCGCCTACCTGGCCCTGCTGGCCGCCGGGGCCCGACCCACCGCGGTCCGGGGCGCCGTCCTGCTCGACGGGCCGGGCCTGGCCGGCGGGGGGCCGGCGCCGGGCTCCCCGCTGATGATCGCCGGGGCCCGCCTCCCGGCCGGCCCGCCCGACCCCTACGCCCTGATCGAGCTCAGCCGCGACGTCCGGCCCCCCGACTACGCCGTCTCCTTCGCCCACCAGGCCGTCCAGCTCTCGGGCCTGGACACCCCGCTCACCGTGGCCGCCGTGGTCCGCCCCCCGTGGCTGGAAGCGGTGGCCCGCGCCCCGGGCGTGGCCGAGGGCTCGCTGGCCGACGCCCTGGCCGCCTACGCCGCCCCGGCCTGAGCGGGGTCGGCCCCCCGGCCCGGCGCGCCGGCCGGCGGCGAGGGTCAGTCGCTCCCCATCGGGGCCCGGGACCGGCCCCGGGCCTTGGCTCGGTACATGGCCGCGTCGGCGTCGCGCACCAGGGCCTCGGCCTCCCGGGTGCCGTCGGAGGTGGCCACGCCGACGGAGACCGTCATGCGGAGCTCGGTGCCCTCGATCCGGAGGGGTCCGGCCACCGCCTCCTCGATGCGCCGGGCCACGGCCACCGCCTCGTCCCGGCCGGCCAGGTCCTCGCACAGCACCGCGAACTCGTCACCGCCCAGCCGGGCCACGGTGTCGCCGGGTCGCACGGCGCCGTCGATGCGCCGGGCCACGCGGGCCAGCAGCTCGTCGCCGGCGGCGTGGCCCAGGCCGTCGTTCACGGCCTTGAAGCCGTCCAGGTCCAGGAACAGCAGGGCGGCCAGGGTCCGGCCCCGTCCGGCCCGGCCCACCGCCACCCGGAGCCGGTCGAGGAGCAGCGTGCGGTTGGGGAGCGAGGTGAGGGCGTCGTGGGTGGCCCGGTGCTCCAGCTCGTCCTCGAAGGCGGCACGATCACTGACGTCGCGGGCGATGGCGGCCACGGTGTCGATGGCGCCGCCGTCGTCGCGGAGGGCGACGACCACCACCGACAGGGCGACCACGTCGCCCTCGACGTCGTGCACGGCCAGCTCGCCCTCCCACGTGCCGGTGGCCTCCACCGCGGGCAGCAGCTCGGTGAGGGCCCGGTGGCGAGCCCACGGCGCCAGCCGGCCGACCAGCCCGGTGAGGTCGGTGGTGGCGTCGGGGCCGAGGCCGAGGGTGCGGGCGCAGGCCGCGTTGCAGAGGATCCGGTCCTCGCCCCGGAGGGCCAGGGCCACCAGGTCGGGCGAGGACGCCAGCACCAGCGACAGGCGGGCCCACGCCCGCTCGGCCCCGATCCCGCGGCCCGCCGGGCTCGGGAGGTCACCTGTCGTCATGCCCCTCCTCCCTTCCCCTGGACGCTCGGGGGGCGGATGCGGCATCGGAGGCTAGGGCCGGGCGGCGCGCCGGGTGGGGCGCCCCGGCCCGGCCGGGTGGGCCGGCCCGGGGCCAGGGGCCACACTGGGGGCCCGCGACCGGGCCCCGGCCCGAGGGAGGACACACGCGATGACCGACCCGCCCGGCGCTCCCGGACCGGCCCCGTCGCCCGAGGCGACCCAGCGCCTGCCTCCGCCGCCGGGCCCGCCGCCCGATCCCGTGGCCCCCGGCCCGCCACCCCACCCCGTGGCACCCGGCCCTCCGAGCGGGGCGACCCAACGCCTGCCTCCGCCGCCGGGCCCGTCGCCTGATCCCGTGGTGCCCGGCCCGCCGCCGGCCGCCGGCCCCCCCGGCCCGCCCCCCGGGGCCGCGCCGACCGGCGGCGCCCCCGCCCCGCCCCACGCGGCCTGGCCCGCGGCCCCGGCCGGTGCCCCGCCCGCCACCGGGTGGCCCGGGGGACCGGCCGCCCCTCCTCCGGCCTCGCCCCCCCGACGTCGGGGCGCCCTGCGCATCGTGGGCCGCGCCCTGCTGGTCCTCCTGGTCATCGGGGCGCTGGCCGGCACCACGGCCTGGGGCCTCACCAACCGGTCCAGCGCCGAGCGGTGGCGCGATCGCAGCGAGGCGGCCGACGCCGACCTGGAGGCCAGCATCGGCCGGCTGGAGTCGACCTCCGCCCTGCTCGAGGACGCCCGCCAGCGCCTGCGCGACCTGGCCGCCGAGAGCGCGGGCCAGACCGACCAGAACCGCATCCTGTCCGAGGTGGTGGCGGCCGCCCCCGAGGTCACCTCGGCCATGCGCCAGTGCCAGGAGGAGACCACCGAGCTGGCCAACGACGTCCTCGCCGACCTGGGCAACCCGAACGCGGATCGGGTCGCCCTCCAGGAGCGCGTCGACGAGGTCAACGACACCTGCGCCCAG encodes the following:
- a CDS encoding alpha/beta hydrolase — translated: MTETAPAPPATGRARLASEAPVPADHSHPGARRPDRHRWVDSHGLRLSVWEWGPTDAPPVLLAHGGFDFAGTFDTLAPLLVDGGWRVVSWDQRGHGDSDHATLYSWEADVRDAAAVLATLGPDPVPVVGHSKGGALVLQLAEACPHRVARLVNLDGLPSARSWPDVPEHHRTRLRAEELGGWLDRRAGTAGKARRPGTLEELAERRGRMNPRLGPDWLRYLVPVGARCDVDGWRWKIDPTMRMGGFGPWRPEWSMWRLPSLGMPVLCVLGLDLEVMGWGTLPEDVVPHLPPGGRFVGLDGVGHFVHIEQPRRVADLVLEHLS
- a CDS encoding RNA methyltransferase — translated: MDDPDDERLAVFMGLRDHDLRRRREAPGGDMEGVFVAEGELVAGRALAAGYRATTVLVDRARRDPLPPRLGPDVPVYRVGPAVVSRITGYQTHRGALVAFARRPLPDVAAVLAPARRVIVTEAVVNPTNMGVILRSAAALGIDALLLDPASCDPLYRRANRASMGEGFALPHTRLADLPGGLAPVRDAGFTVVALTPASDAVDLHRWADALGPDERVALVLGSEGPGLTPATEAACDVRAGIPLAPGVDSLNVGVAAGIACYVIGRPGTGQ
- a CDS encoding glucose 1-dehydrogenase; its protein translation is MILDRFRLDGQVALVTGGGQGIGRAIALAFAEAGADVVVAARTAADVEVVAEEARALGRRALALPADVMDDEALDALVDRTVAELGRLDVLVNNAGGTPPRAAADTSRRFLERALQFNAVSPFLLAQRAARAMVDTTGGGAVVNISSRSSQQVVPGFAAYGTAKAALNKLTVAMAAEWAPRVRVNALSVGAVATRALDVVMADDEMRRALEVGTPMGRVGQPEDVAAAALWLASPAGSWVTGKVVEVDGGAEAAALSVPVPPFEPTPPG
- a CDS encoding GGDEF domain-containing protein produces the protein MTTGDLPSPAGRGIGAERAWARLSLVLASSPDLVALALRGEDRILCNAACARTLGLGPDATTDLTGLVGRLAPWARHRALTELLPAVEATGTWEGELAVHDVEGDVVALSVVVVALRDDGGAIDTVAAIARDVSDRAAFEDELEHRATHDALTSLPNRTLLLDRLRVAVGRAGRGRTLAALLFLDLDGFKAVNDGLGHAAGDELLARVARRIDGAVRPGDTVARLGGDEFAVLCEDLAGRDEAVAVARRIEEAVAGPLRIEGTELRMTVSVGVATSDGTREAEALVRDADAAMYRAKARGRSRAPMGSD
- a CDS encoding alpha/beta fold hydrolase; its protein translation is MTGTVTLTHNRVALALHPLRPATGPDGRPLLLLHGLGERTPDGPPAWLEAWPGPLWGLDLTGHGASSPTVGGGYTAEILMADVDQALTHLGPTTLVGRGLGAYLALLAAGARPTAVRGAVLLDGPGLAGGGPAPGSPLMIAGARLPAGPPDPYALIELSRDVRPPDYAVSFAHQAVQLSGLDTPLTVAAVVRPPWLEAVARAPGVAEGSLADALAAYAAPA